One window of the Conexibacter sp. SYSU D00693 genome contains the following:
- a CDS encoding glucose-1-phosphate thymidylyltransferase, with product MKGLILSGGKGTRLRPITYTSAKQLVPVANRPVLFFGIDAMARAGIEEVGIIIAPETGGEIREAVGDGAQFGVRITYIEQDAPLGLAHAVLTAEPFLGDDAFVMYLGDNLLQGGIDELVREFEERRPDASILLTPVPDPQHFGVAELEDGRVVRLQEKPPEPRTDLALVGVYLFSPLIHDAARAIEPSARGELEITDAIQHLVDTGRRVEPHVVRGWWKDTGRLEDMLEANRLVLDTIETRVEGELVDSQVEGRVVVEPGARLERCTVRGPAVIGAGAQLTDAYIGPYTAVGEGCVVERAEVEHSILLLGSSVRGLDGRMESSLLGRNVRIGRGAAQPRAYRFMVGDNSEIGIL from the coding sequence ATGAAGGGCCTCATCCTGTCGGGCGGCAAGGGCACCCGCCTGCGCCCGATCACCTACACGAGCGCCAAGCAGCTCGTGCCGGTGGCCAACCGCCCCGTCCTCTTCTTCGGCATCGACGCGATGGCGCGGGCGGGCATCGAGGAGGTCGGGATCATCATCGCCCCGGAGACCGGCGGCGAGATCCGCGAGGCCGTGGGTGACGGCGCGCAGTTCGGGGTGCGCATCACCTACATCGAGCAGGACGCGCCGCTGGGCCTGGCCCATGCGGTGCTCACCGCCGAGCCGTTCCTCGGCGACGACGCGTTCGTCATGTACCTCGGCGACAACCTGCTGCAGGGCGGCATCGACGAGCTCGTCCGCGAGTTCGAGGAGCGCCGGCCCGACGCGTCGATCCTGCTGACCCCGGTGCCCGACCCGCAGCACTTCGGCGTCGCCGAGCTCGAGGACGGCCGCGTCGTCCGGCTGCAGGAGAAGCCGCCGGAGCCCAGGACCGACCTCGCGCTGGTCGGCGTCTACCTCTTCAGCCCGCTCATCCACGACGCGGCGCGGGCGATCGAGCCCAGCGCGCGCGGCGAGCTCGAGATCACCGACGCGATCCAGCACCTCGTCGACACGGGCCGGCGCGTCGAGCCCCATGTCGTGCGCGGCTGGTGGAAGGACACCGGCCGGCTCGAGGACATGCTCGAGGCCAACCGGCTCGTGCTCGACACGATCGAGACGCGGGTGGAGGGCGAGCTCGTCGACTCCCAGGTCGAGGGGCGGGTCGTCGTCGAGCCGGGCGCGCGCCTGGAGCGCTGCACGGTCCGCGGGCCGGCGGTCATCGGCGCGGGCGCGCAGCTCACCGACGCGTACATCGGGCCCTACACCGCCGTGGGCGAGGGCTGCGTCGTGGAGCGCGCGGAGGTGGAGCACTCGATCCTCCTGCTCGGCTCGTCGGTGCGCGGGCTGGACGGGCGCATGGAGAGCTCGCTGCTCGGCCGCAACGTGCGCATCGGCCGGGGCGCCGCGCAGCCGCGGGCCTACCGGTTCATGGTGGGCGACAACAGCGAGATCGGGATCCTGTGA
- the rfbD gene encoding dTDP-4-dehydrorhamnose reductase, translating into MTGAAGMLGHRVVADARARGFGVVGVDVAEADLTDEAAATSLLAEVQPRAVVHCAAWTDVDAAEEREEDARRVNEDASRFVGRAAAAVGARVVAVSTDYVFGGEKDSPWVESDPTAPLGAYGRTKLAGEVALADEQPDHAVARTAWLFGAGGKSFCDTMLRLGAERDAVQVVTDQVGCPTWTGHLSPALLDLVEVDATGVFHTAGAGRCSWHELTVELFRLAGVDCRVEETTAAAFARPAPRPAWSVMATERPETPRLPAWEEGVAAFLRERIDG; encoded by the coding sequence GTGACGGGCGCCGCCGGGATGCTCGGCCACCGCGTCGTCGCCGACGCGCGGGCGCGGGGCTTCGGCGTCGTCGGGGTCGACGTGGCGGAGGCCGACCTCACCGACGAGGCGGCTGCCACGTCCCTGCTCGCGGAGGTCCAGCCGCGGGCCGTCGTGCACTGCGCGGCCTGGACCGACGTCGACGCCGCCGAGGAGCGCGAGGAGGACGCCCGGCGGGTCAACGAGGACGCGTCGCGCTTCGTCGGCCGGGCGGCTGCGGCGGTCGGGGCGCGGGTCGTCGCGGTCTCGACGGACTACGTCTTCGGCGGCGAGAAGGACAGCCCGTGGGTCGAGTCGGACCCGACCGCACCGCTCGGCGCCTACGGCCGGACGAAGCTCGCGGGGGAGGTCGCGCTGGCCGACGAGCAGCCCGACCACGCCGTCGCCCGCACCGCCTGGCTCTTCGGCGCCGGCGGCAAGAGCTTCTGCGACACGATGCTCCGCCTCGGCGCCGAGCGCGACGCCGTGCAGGTCGTCACGGACCAGGTCGGCTGCCCGACCTGGACCGGCCACCTGTCGCCGGCGCTGCTGGACCTCGTCGAGGTCGACGCCACCGGCGTCTTCCACACCGCGGGCGCCGGCCGGTGCTCGTGGCACGAGCTGACGGTCGAGCTCTTCCGCCTCGCCGGCGTCGACTGCCGCGTCGAGGAGACCACCGCCGCGGCGTTCGCCCGTCCGGCCCCGCGTCCGGCCTGGTCGGTGATGGCCACGGAGCGCCCCGAGACCCCCCGGCTGCCGGCCTGGGAGGAGGGCGTCGCGGCGTTCCTGCGTGAGAGGATCGACGGATGA
- a CDS encoding pyridoxamine 5'-phosphate oxidase family protein, translating to MSRRDQIEMDEGEVLAFLDEERIVTCATYGPRGWPHLMPLWFVVRGGTIWAWTFAKSQKVRNLERDARATLQVEAGRDRYDQLRGVMLECEVVVHRDLDTVLGVGVDVFKRYTGAADLAPEVQQMVEAQAPKRVAMEFVERRRATWDHRKLGGVY from the coding sequence ATGAGCCGCCGCGACCAGATCGAGATGGACGAAGGCGAGGTCCTCGCCTTCCTGGACGAGGAGCGCATCGTCACGTGCGCGACCTACGGCCCGCGGGGGTGGCCGCACCTCATGCCGCTCTGGTTCGTCGTGCGCGGCGGGACGATCTGGGCGTGGACCTTCGCCAAGAGCCAGAAGGTCCGCAACCTCGAGCGCGACGCCCGCGCGACGCTGCAGGTCGAGGCGGGACGAGATCGCTACGACCAGCTGCGCGGGGTCATGCTGGAGTGCGAGGTCGTCGTGCACCGCGACCTCGACACCGTCCTGGGCGTGGGGGTCGACGTCTTCAAGCGCTACACCGGCGCGGCGGACCTCGCGCCGGAGGTCCAGCAGATGGTCGAGGCCCAGGCGCCCAAGCGCGTCGCCATGGAGTTCGTCGAGCGCAGGCGCGCGACGTGGGACCACCGCAAGCTCGGCGGGGTCTACTAG